The sequence below is a genomic window from bacterium.
GAGACGGGGCTGGTCGTGAGCCTACCGCGGGCCGATGCCAGCGAGGAAGGCATCCGCGACATGCTCAGCAACGTGTTCATCAACGAGAAGGGCATGGTCTCGATCGACGACATGATCGTGCGCCCGGACCAGGTGGCGGCCGTGATGTCGCAGAAGCTCGCCGAGAACCCGTTCATGATCGTGGCCTTCAAGACCGATAAGGAAACCCCTTACGGCGTGGTCAGCGACGTGATGGAGGGGCTCAAGGAGGCGAACG
It includes:
- a CDS encoding biopolymer transporter ExbD; the protein is MAFRRATKKEAFIPTDSTGDIAFLLLIFFILTVVFTNETGLVVSLPRADASEEGIRDMLSNVFINEKGMVSIDDMIVRPDQVAAVMSQKLAENPFMIVAFKTDKETPYGVVSDVMEGLKEANAVKVFFNTDLELPGVAY